Proteins from one Silurus meridionalis isolate SWU-2019-XX chromosome 3, ASM1480568v1, whole genome shotgun sequence genomic window:
- the LOC124383190 gene encoding CASP8 and FADD-like apoptosis regulator, whose protein sequence is MSLSTDLLRTIHRIAEELNPEECKRLTYLCREFHTERSSASVKEMLQSCIVRMNTNQIFLMELMLRMKRYDLLSELLGISKSEAERLLENSHKISDYRVLMADLSEDVGSDDLESLVFLLRGTLPKEKVEKFECFLDVVVELEKMNQISSTRVDMMEKYLRTIQRVDLAKRLNQYQSRAKTQRPSAVKTKDDRRPCKATPLHTSAAFTPTSSCTRKFTPCGNTPVPQVVSPHRPCEQWEEEVYRMRSDPRGVCVIIDCVGNEGVQLERLFSSLHFRVSLYMLLSVEDVRSCLQKVAKQADHCSMDAFVCCIISRSNSSRLLATDSSGLGLDLNIVRQFFTHDWCPGLTEKPKLFFIQGYEVSQSAERNGLQDYEEGELETDSPVHYYRERDVPKDADVFWSHCWTNEKQLEDNNHHSVYLKSLKKALVDGQKGRIHLVDLHTMVNRDVYAYNRSHPGSAYHINLKHTLRKNVYVS, encoded by the exons ATGTCCTTATCGACGGATCTCTTACGCACCATCCACCGAATAGCTGAAGAGCTGAATCCAGAGGAGTGCAAGCGTTTGACGTATCTGTGTAGAGAGTTTCACACGGAGCGAAGCAGCGCCAGCGTCAAGGAAATGTTGCAGTCTTGCATTGTCCGTATGAACACCAATCAAATCTTTCTAATGGAGCtgatgctgaggatgaagcgcTATGATTTGCTTTCAGAGCTGTTGGGCATCAGTAAGTCTGAGGCTGAGAGGCTTTTGGAAAACAGCCACAAGATCTCAGATTACAG aGTGCTAATGGCCGATTTGAGTGAGGACGTTGGATCAGACGATTTGGAGTCGCTGGTTTTCCTGCTCCGAGGAACTCTGCCCAAAGAGAAAGTGGAGAAGTTTGAG TGCTTtctggatgtggtggtggaacTGGAGAAGATGAATCAGATCTCCAGCACCAGGGTGGACATGATGGAGAAATACCTGAGAACTATCCAACGTGTCGACCTGGCCAAGAGACTCAACCAGTACCAGAGCAGAG cCAAAACACAAAGACCTTCCGCAGTGAAGACGAAAGACGACAGACGGCCTTGTAAAGCCACACcg cTGCACACCTCAGCTGCATTCACGCCCACATCCTCCTGCACCAGGAAGTTCACGCCCTGCG GTAACACTCCAGTACCCCAGGTAGTCTCACCCCACAGACCCTGTGAG CAATGGGAGGAGGAAGTGTACCGAATGCGAAGCGATCctagaggggtgtgtgtgatcatagACTGCGTGGGTAATGAAGGAG TCCAACTGGAGCGCTTGTTTTCGAGCCTTCACTTCCGCGTGAGCCTTTACATGCTGCTGAGCGTCGAAGACGTCCGTTCCTGCCTGCAGAAAGTCGCCAAGCAGGCTGACCATTGCAGTATGGACGCCTTCGTCTGCTGCATCATCAGCCGTTCAAACTCGTCCCGACTTCTCGCTACCGACTCATCCGGCCTGGGACTTGACCTGAACATAGTCCGTCAATTCTTCACACATGACTGGTGCCCAGGACTGACAGAAAAACCCAAACTCTTTTTTATCCAAGGCTACGAAGTCTCTCAGTCAGCAGAGCGCAACGGCTTGCAGGATTACGAGGAAGGAGAACTGGAGACGGACAGCCCCGTCCATTATTACAGAGAGAGGGATGTACCGAAAGACGCAGACGTCTTTTGGAGTCACTGCTGGACCAATGAGAAGCAGCTTGAGGACAACAACCATCATTCCGTTTATTTAAAGTCCCTGAAAAAGGCCTTAGTTGACGGACAGAAAGG GAGGATTCATCTGGTGGACCTTCACACGATGGTGAATCGAGACGTGTACGCTTATAACAGAAGCCATCCAGGATCGGCGTATCACATCAACCTCAAACACACGCTACGGAAAAATGTTTATGTCTCATGA